In Sporosarcina psychrophila, a genomic segment contains:
- a CDS encoding GntR family transcriptional regulator produces the protein MTEKLDKSVPIPLYFQLKELVQKKIEIGIYQVGDSIPTEKELSEVYEISRTTVRQAITELVQEGLLYREKSKGTFVRAPKISQSFAQALGSFNDQIRDLGMTPTTEVLNLEVVEASKEVIEHLKLQPNEKVIYIHRRRFADNEPIVMVKTYLPYEKCKNVLKHNFVEESLYPVLSMNKETKINKIKRFIEAVEAIEYDMENLHLEKGRAVQKFISIGFNIKDEPIEYTIARYRGDKNRFEIVISATK, from the coding sequence TTGACGGAAAAACTGGATAAATCAGTGCCAATCCCGCTTTACTTTCAACTTAAAGAGTTAGTACAAAAAAAAATTGAAATAGGGATTTATCAAGTAGGCGATTCGATTCCAACAGAAAAAGAGTTAAGCGAAGTGTATGAAATTAGTCGAACAACAGTGAGGCAAGCTATTACAGAATTAGTGCAAGAAGGTTTGTTGTATCGGGAAAAAAGCAAAGGTACATTTGTTCGGGCACCAAAGATTTCGCAAAGTTTTGCTCAAGCATTAGGATCATTTAATGATCAGATTAGAGATTTAGGAATGACCCCAACAACAGAAGTTTTGAATTTAGAAGTAGTAGAAGCTTCAAAAGAAGTGATTGAACATTTGAAATTGCAACCAAATGAGAAAGTTATTTATATACATCGTCGTCGTTTTGCGGATAACGAACCTATCGTTATGGTGAAGACTTATTTGCCCTATGAAAAATGTAAAAACGTATTAAAGCATAATTTTGTTGAAGAATCACTTTATCCGGTATTAAGTATGAATAAAGAGACAAAAATCAATAAAATTAAGCGGTTTATTGAAGCAGTTGAAGCAATAGAATACGATATGGAAAATCTCCATTTGGAAAAAGGTAGAGCCGTTCAAAAGTTTATATCTATTGGATTCAATATAAAGGATGAACCGATTGAATATACAATTGCACGTTACCGTGGAGATAAAAACCGTTTTGAAATTGTAATATCAGCGACAAAGTAA